A portion of the Homalodisca vitripennis isolate AUS2020 chromosome 2, UT_GWSS_2.1, whole genome shotgun sequence genome contains these proteins:
- the LOC124356344 gene encoding uncharacterized protein LOC124356344: MAVAVPHWIDKSFLTLCLNGGLNDETSDIQVSSFEVSSLLPPGNNYGSYLLRVKVIFNRAGITSNQSLIIKYLTGNNEVTKLFDRMYDKEPSFYDQYLPDALKVDYSLPVPKPFYSPISDVIILEDLSTEGYRMADRCKMLDFDHCKHFFIASAIFHATSVAVYKKHPDIVTSIAVDPLFSKDLAESCVKIHKGFMIQGLLCMADRLERVKKYQAYAEVVRKCTSGIWDKVINLHQQNYKLNVLQQADAWTTNMMFKYDESGKSQVLNF, from the coding sequence ATGGCTGTTGCAGTTCCACATTGGATTGATAAATCGTTCTTAACGCTTTGCCTTAACGGTGGTTTAAATGATGAGACGAGTGATATACAAGTTTCTTCTTTTGAAGTTTCGTCTCTTCTTCCCCCAGGAAACAACTACGGTAGCTATCTGCTAAGGGTTAAAGTTATATTCAACAGGGCGGGAATAACAAGTAACCAGTCTCTCATCATAAAATATCTCACAGGGAATAATGAAGTCACCAAATTATTCGATAGAATGTATGATAAGGAGCCTTCATTTTACGACCAATATCTACCAGACGCGTTGAAAGTCGATTATAGTTTACCGGTACCAAAACCATTCTACTCTCCAATATCTGATGTAATAATCCTTGAAGACTTGAGTACTGAAGGTTACAGAATGGCCGATCGATGCAAAATGTTGGACTTTGACCATTGCAAACATTTCTTCATCGCCTCTGCTATTTTCCACGCCACGTCGGTTGCCGTGTACAAGAAGCACCCTGACATTGTCACATCGATAGCAGTCGATCCTCTGTTCTCCAAAGATTTAGCGGAGAGTTGCGTGAAAATACACAAAGGATTCATGATTCAAGGACTGTTGTGTATGGCCGATAGATTAGAACGTGTCAAAAAGTACCAAGCATATGCTGAGGTAGTACGCAAATGTACAAGTGGTATTTGGGATAAGGTTATAAACCTCCAtcaacaaaactataaattaaatgtgcTGCAGCAAGCAGACGCATGGACAACAAATATGATGTTTAAGTACGATGAATCTGGCAAGTCACAGGTGTTAAACTTTTAG